Below is a window of Candidatus Cetobacterium colombiensis DNA.
ACATCTAAGAATAAGGATGGGGTTGAAAATGCATTTACTGTTGCTTGGACAGGTACAATTTGTACAAATCCACCAATGTTATCTATATCTATCAGACCAGAAAGATTATCTTATGAATATATAAAAGAAACTATGGAATTTACTGTGAATTTACCAAACACTTTCCAAGTTAGAGAAACTGACTATTGTGGAGTAATTTCAGGAAGAGATGTAAATAAAATTAAACATCTTGGTTTAACTTCTAAGCCTGGACATCATGTTAATTCACCTTATCTAGAGGAATTTCCAATTAATATTGAATGTAAAGTTAAACAAATTATCCCATTAGGAACTCATGACTTATTTTTAGCAGAAGTTGTTGGATCACATATCAATAAAAATATCATTGATGAAAAAGGAAAGATACATTTTGAGTGGGCGAATCTGATTAATTATTGTCACGGAGAATACTTCCCTATGACAAAAAAACCAATTGGACAATTTGGATTTTCTGTAGCAAAAAATCCTCTATTAATAGAAAAATATAAGCACATAAAATCTTATGTTGAATATAAAGATGAAAAGAATAATAGAAAACCTAAAAAAAAGGTAAAAGTAAAAAGTAAAAAGAAAAAATAATAAAATACAAAAAATAAAAAAGAGCAGATGGGCAGCTTATAACCCATCTGCTCTTTACTTTACAAAGGAGTGTTACAATGTTTCAAAAAATCAAATTTGAAAAA
It encodes the following:
- a CDS encoding flavin reductase family protein, with amino-acid sequence MTKELFKGSVVLNPVPAVVITSKNKDGVENAFTVAWTGTICTNPPMLSISIRPERLSYEYIKETMEFTVNLPNTFQVRETDYCGVISGRDVNKIKHLGLTSKPGHHVNSPYLEEFPINIECKVKQIIPLGTHDLFLAEVVGSHINKNIIDEKGKIHFEWANLINYCHGEYFPMTKKPIGQFGFSVAKNPLLIEKYKHIKSYVEYKDEKNNRKPKKKVKVKSKKKK